GGCTCAGGAAGTTACACAAACGGTATTTGTTAGTATTTGGCAAAGCCGCCATTCGATTATTTTGCAGACCAACTTACAGAATTACCTATTTGGTATGGTCAAATACCAAGTAATTACACAGATAAGAAAAAAGCTCATTCAAGAAAAATATTTTATTGTTAACGAGTCGCCAGCACAAGAAGCGGCCTTTACAAACCACCTAACAAGCTCGTTTGCTGTCAACCTTACCGAAGAAACGATTGCTTATGAATCGCTCAAAAATGATTATCAAAAAGCATTATCTTTTTTGCCCGATAAATGTCGAGAGGTATTTTTGTTGAGCCGAGTAGGCACCAACAACAAAGAAATAGCCAGCCGTTTAAATATTTCTGAAAAAACCGTAGAACAACACATCACCAAAGCTATTCGCTTGCTTCGGGTTCACCTAAAAGATTACGCTGTAGTGTGTATTTTAGGCTTTTTTATAAAATTTTGATTTTTTTTCTCCCCAAAGTAAGGGTATATCTATCCCACAAGCGACAAACAGATAGAGGGGCAATACAGCCCTCTGTAAATCATGTCGCAAAAAATCACTTCCGAAGTACTGAATAGGTATCTCAATGGGACTTGTTCGCCAGAAGAAAAAGTATTGGTCGAAGATTTCTATGACTCCCTGAAAGGCGAGTCAGACTTTTTGGCTACGCTATCCTCCGACGAGCAACTTTCTCTGCAAAGCGAAGTATGGAATCAAATCAATACTCAAACACACAGTCGTCGTATACCCCGCCGTTTATTATATTTTACTACAGCCAACTGGATAAAAATAGCAGCATCTATTACTGTGTTGATAGGACTAATAGGGTATTTCTGGCATTCGCCAAGTAGCCACACTAATCTAGCAGCCAAACCTGCTATTAATCTTTGGAAAACTTTTGAAAATACCCAAAATAAGGTAGTCAAGCATACCTTTTCCGATGGAAGTTCGGTATGGCTACATCCACACGCTCGTGTAGAATATCCGACAAAGTTTGCGGGTAAGCAAAGACGTATTGTGTTTAGTGGAGAAGGTTTTTTTGATATTACCAAAGACCCCCAACACCCCTTTATTATTAAAACCCAAAAAGTACAAATTGCGGTGCTTGGCACAAGTTTTAATGTAAAAACGTCATCGCTGAAATCTTTAGTAGAAGTAGACGTAGTAACAGGAAAAGTAGCTGTAAATGTAGATAAAACCAGTACTCATCAGCCACAGGCAGCTGTAGTCCTAACTCCTGGGCAAAAGGTTGTTTATTCAGAACAAACCCCAGTATTGGCCATAAAAGTTGTCAAAACAGAAGATACAAAATTACCTATCTATCAGCCTATTAGTATTTCGTTTGATAATACCACAATCAGCGAAATAATTAATGTTTTAGAAAAGAAGTTTGATGTTCGGTTCAAAATGGCCAACCCTCAAATTGGGAATTGCAGAATTACCGCCGATTTTGACAACGAGCATTTACCCCTTATTCTAAGCTTGCTTTGTGAAACAAGTAATTTGACCTATTCCATAGAAAACAAACAGGTAATCCTTGCAGGTGAGGGTTGCAATTAATCGCTCTTTACAATCAAAACCTTTATTTATGACACCACCACACTGTCAACCACCCTAAAGG
The DNA window shown above is from Flectobacillus major DSM 103 and carries:
- a CDS encoding sigma-70 family RNA polymerase sigma factor; its protein translation is MYPRKERFKGYDDESLLELMQSSNDHLAFEEIYLRYFVAVYNKAYEKLRDRFLAQEVTQTVFVSIWQSRHSIILQTNLQNYLFGMVKYQVITQIRKKLIQEKYFIVNESPAQEAAFTNHLTSSFAVNLTEETIAYESLKNDYQKALSFLPDKCREVFLLSRVGTNNKEIASRLNISEKTVEQHITKAIRLLRVHLKDYAVVCILGFFIKF
- a CDS encoding FecR family protein, producing the protein MSQKITSEVLNRYLNGTCSPEEKVLVEDFYDSLKGESDFLATLSSDEQLSLQSEVWNQINTQTHSRRIPRRLLYFTTANWIKIAASITVLIGLIGYFWHSPSSHTNLAAKPAINLWKTFENTQNKVVKHTFSDGSSVWLHPHARVEYPTKFAGKQRRIVFSGEGFFDITKDPQHPFIIKTQKVQIAVLGTSFNVKTSSLKSLVEVDVVTGKVAVNVDKTSTHQPQAAVVLTPGQKVVYSEQTPVLAIKVVKTEDTKLPIYQPISISFDNTTISEIINVLEKKFDVRFKMANPQIGNCRITADFDNEHLPLILSLLCETSNLTYSIENKQVILAGEGCN